In Flavobacterium praedii, the DNA window CTCAAAAAAACAGTACTTTAAAAAATAGATGAATAAGCATAATTTTGGTTACTCTTAAAAACGCATTACTGCATTAGAACAAAAACGGAATGATATACAATCACTATTTGGTTAAACAGATTGGTATTATTGATTGAATTTTAATACCATTAGTGAATGTAAAATAGTCCAAAGATGCGAAATTATTTTTTTTCAAGACAACGATAAAAATCATTGCATAGCCTTAGCTATGGAATTATTTTTTGAGGACGTATTGGAGAAAAAGAACGAGTAGATTGGACTATTTTATATGTGCTAATGGTATAAAGTTATAAAAATTGTGTTTTTTAAGAAAAAATTTGCTGGAATATTTATTATGATTAAATTTTTTATCTCATGTGAACAGTTGTTCTATGTGCTCTTGTGGCTTTAATTTCCTGCAATGGTGTAAGATTACAAAGATTAGTTATGAGAGTATTTAACAATTGATTAAGTGTAGGAAATGATGTTAGTTGTTAATAGAGTATAAGATTCTAGATTTTTAAGCAATGATTAATAACGAAAAATGCCTGCTTTAGCCCCGATAGAAGTGAAAATCCTTATGTGTCATGGTTTGACACATAAGATTGCAACGGATAGCGGGAGTATGGTTCTAAGAATGCCAAATGCTTCTGCTATCCAAAATAATATCCAAAATAATATTCAAAATGAGGTTTAAAATAAATTAAAACTTTTATAAAACTAGCTTAGTAGTTTGTAACTTTGAGGTTTTATTATTTTAAACCTTTTTAATTAAAAAATATACAATAGAATGAGTCAAGAGATAAGAAATCTAGAACCAAAAGCACTTTGGAACAAATTTGCCGATTTGAATGCGGTACCTCGTCCTTCCAAAAAAGAAGAACGTGTAATTGAGTTTATGAAAGACTTCGGTAACAGTTTGGGGCTGGAAACTTTTGAAGATGAAATCCGAAATGTAATTATCCGTAAACCAGCCACTGCAGGTATGGAAAACAGAAAAGCGCTTGTTTTGCAAGGCCATTTAGATATGGTACACCAAAAAAATGCAGATACTGTTTTTGATTTTGACACTCAAGGAATTGATATGTATGTAGATGGAGATTGGGTTCGTGCTAGAGGAACTACGCTTGGTGCCGATAACGGTCTTGGAGTGGCTACTATTATGGCAATTTTAGAAAGCAAAGACATTCCGCATCCTGCTATTGAAGCTTTGTTTACTATCGACGAAGAAACTGGAATGACTGGTGCTTTGAACCTAAAAGGAGGAATTCTTCGTGGTGATATTTTATTGAATTTGGATACCGAAGAAGATGATGAAATTGGTATTGGATGTGCCGGCGGAATAGATGTTACTGCCACTGCCGAATATGATGAAGAGGAAACCCCAGAAGGTTCTGTTGGGTATTCTATAAAGGTAAAAGGACTAAACGGAGGGCATTCAGGAATGGATATTCACAAAGGTCTGGGGAATGCTAACAAAATCATGAACCGTTTGTTATTTGATGGTTTTGATAATTTTGGACTGCAGATTTCTGAAATCAACGGAGGAAGCCTTCGCAATGCAATTCCGCGCGAAAGTACAGCGAAAGTAATTATCGCAGCTGTTTATGACGAAGCTTTTGTATTCGATATGCAACAAATTGTAAACGAAATAAAAGCAGAGTTTCAAACTACTGAACCAAATCTAGAAGTAGTTTTCGAAAAACTAGATACTGTTCCTGCCATGGTGATGCCATCAATCGCTCAATTTTATTTTGTTCGCGCGATGTACACAGCACACAACGGAGTTTATAGAATGAGTGCCGATTTTGATAATCTTGTGGAAACTTCCAATAATATTGCTAAAGTTGTACTAGGTGAGGGCAAACTTTCGGTACAGTGTTTGACGCGTTCTTCAGTAGAATCGTCCAAATTTGATATGGCAAATGCTTTGCGTTCTGCATTTGAATTAATGGGTTGCGAAGTGGAATTCTCCGGTTCATATCCTGGTTGGTCCCCAAATCCTAAGTCGGAGATATTAGATGTTTTGGTTTCTATTTATGAAAAACAAAATGGAGAAAAACCAAATGTAGCCGCTTGTCATGCTGGTTTAGAATGTGGGATTCTAGGAACGAACTATCCAGAAATGGATATGATTTCTTTTGGACCAACGATTCATGGTGCACATTCTCCAGACGAAAGAGCCAGTATTTCTTCGGCTCAAAAATATTGGAAATTTGTATTGGAAATTCTAAAAAATATTCCAGTTAAATAAAAGTAAAGTGGTCAGTTTTCAGTTTTTTAGTGTTCAGTAATAATTAGAACTGAATATTAAAAAACTGACCACTGAACACTAATTTTTTAGTCTCTTTTCGGGCTATTTTTCTTTTCTCTCTTTTCTTCCTTTTTTTCTTTAGCAGTTTTAAGAGGTTCTTTTTTTGCCGTTTTCTTGGCATCTTGACTTTTTGACATGATAGTATGTTTTGAGTTATTTTTTTAAATCTATTCTAGTAAAGGTACGTCTTTTTTTATTGATACTATTTCAACCTATTCTTGTTGTCTGTAAACTTCTACACTGTCTTTTTCCAATCTTTGTTTTAGCCAAACCACTAACTTTTTTTTAGAATCCAAATTTAAATCGGTCTTACTTTTGTATAATAATACGGGAATGGTTTTGTCTTTACTTGTATATTGGGTTAAGGCGATCGGTTTAATTTCAGGAAATAGAATTATGGCTTCATTGCTTACTTTGATATTATTGACTTGAAAATCGGTAATCTTTTTTTGTAAACTTTGAATTAATTCGTCTTTGTCGTCACCCGTTTTTTTATAATTGCCAATAGTATTTAAAATGTCGTTCTTTAAATCAAAAGTATCTTGTTTAATAAGCAGTTGAGTGTTTAATAAATTATACTCTTTTAATTTCTGATTTAGAGATTTAATTTCCAATGGATTGAATTTTTTAGCCAAAAATGCCAATTCAATTGTTTTTGGGTTGGCATTGTAATCCGTTTTTTTATAAATGAGAGTGTAGTCTTTTTGGGGAAATTCGGTTTCGATAAATCTTTGAGTTCGTTGAACGTATTTTTTTTCATCAAACAAACGGTAAGCAAAATAAATACTAGGAACAATCATAATTAAGAGAAGTGCTGTAATTCCTTGTTTTACTTGTTTTTGATGTTTTAAATCGATTTGTTTTGCTATGGGATATTTTAAAAACTTAACAATGACGAAAGTCGCAATACAGATAAAAACACAATTGATGGTATACAAATACAAAGCACCTCCAAAAAACAAATAATTTCCAGTTGCCAATCCGTAACCCGCTGTACACAAAGGAGGCATCAAAGCTGTGGCAATAGCAACTCCTGGAATGGGATTTCCTTTTTCGACTCTAGTCACAGCAATTACCCCAACCAATCCTCCAAAAAAAGCAATTAAAATATCATAAATATTAGGAGAAGTTCTCGCCAAAAGCTCCGATTGGACTTCTTTGAACGGGCTGATATAAAAATATAGTGTCGAAACCGTTAAGCTAACAATTGTTGCTATTGCAAGGTTTTTTATGGACTTTTTTACCAAGTCAAAATCATACATGCCCAGTCCAAAACCAGCTCCAACAATAGGTCCCATCAATGGAGAAATCAACATCGCTCCAATTATAACGGCTGTAGAATTGACATTTAATCCAACAGATGCAATAACAATGGCACAAGCCAAAATCCATAAATTGGAACCTCGGAATGAAATATTGCTGATAATGTTTTCTAACACTTTATTTTGGTCTTCTTCTCCTTTTTGAAGATCAATGAAATTTAAAAATTTATTTATTATTTTATTCATTACCGTTGTTTTTATTTGGTGTAAAAAAGCGTTTTCAATAATTAATAAAGTTACTTTATTGGTCCCAGATATAGTTTAAAACTATGTACTGTAGTGCATTTGCTTTAGCTTCTAAAAATTTCAGCCACAAATTACACAAATTCACACAAATTAATTAGTGCTAATTTGTGTAATTTGTGGCAAATAAATAAGTGTTACAACCTTGCAGACTTTTAGTCTGCCAACCAAATCTATGGACTTTAAGTCCATAGTGGTTTAGTTACAGTT includes these proteins:
- a CDS encoding aminoacyl-histidine dipeptidase, with the translated sequence MSQEIRNLEPKALWNKFADLNAVPRPSKKEERVIEFMKDFGNSLGLETFEDEIRNVIIRKPATAGMENRKALVLQGHLDMVHQKNADTVFDFDTQGIDMYVDGDWVRARGTTLGADNGLGVATIMAILESKDIPHPAIEALFTIDEETGMTGALNLKGGILRGDILLNLDTEEDDEIGIGCAGGIDVTATAEYDEEETPEGSVGYSIKVKGLNGGHSGMDIHKGLGNANKIMNRLLFDGFDNFGLQISEINGGSLRNAIPRESTAKVIIAAVYDEAFVFDMQQIVNEIKAEFQTTEPNLEVVFEKLDTVPAMVMPSIAQFYFVRAMYTAHNGVYRMSADFDNLVETSNNIAKVVLGEGKLSVQCLTRSSVESSKFDMANALRSAFELMGCEVEFSGSYPGWSPNPKSEILDVLVSIYEKQNGEKPNVAACHAGLECGILGTNYPEMDMISFGPTIHGAHSPDERASISSAQKYWKFVLEILKNIPVK
- a CDS encoding DUF389 domain-containing protein, whose product is MNKIINKFLNFIDLQKGEEDQNKVLENIISNISFRGSNLWILACAIVIASVGLNVNSTAVIIGAMLISPLMGPIVGAGFGLGMYDFDLVKKSIKNLAIATIVSLTVSTLYFYISPFKEVQSELLARTSPNIYDILIAFFGGLVGVIAVTRVEKGNPIPGVAIATALMPPLCTAGYGLATGNYLFFGGALYLYTINCVFICIATFVIVKFLKYPIAKQIDLKHQKQVKQGITALLLIMIVPSIYFAYRLFDEKKYVQRTQRFIETEFPQKDYTLIYKKTDYNANPKTIELAFLAKKFNPLEIKSLNQKLKEYNLLNTQLLIKQDTFDLKNDILNTIGNYKKTGDDKDELIQSLQKKITDFQVNNIKVSNEAIILFPEIKPIALTQYTSKDKTIPVLLYKSKTDLNLDSKKKLVVWLKQRLEKDSVEVYRQQE